From Solea solea chromosome 20, fSolSol10.1, whole genome shotgun sequence, one genomic window encodes:
- the sla1a gene encoding src like adaptor 1a: MPTQQSNYNSYRLECMWRMGNMMRGLTATDKINTQNLDGSQKSLEDDTVVVVQDYPSPDISAPIYRMGEKLRVLAQEAYWLRVCSVQTGKENYIPNSHVAKVYHGWLFERVERQKAEELLLLPVNRVGSFLVRESTSERGTYSLSVKHRSIKHYRISRLDNSWYYISPRLTFQCLEDMINHYSDTADGLCCVLTTPCLSGTTPQSDVAPPVVMRHNFDWRKVDRRQLVSTDSCGDNMVSYGVRNSIAAYLSFSESQDSAQKRAKSRKAKSKSVYTVPENGLGVMHYEDDM, translated from the exons ATGCCAACACAGCAGTCAAACTACAACTCCTACAG GCTGGAGTGTATGTGGAGGATGGGGAACATGATGAGAGGACTCACAGCCACGGACAAGATCAACACTCAAAACCTCGACGGCTCTCAAAAGA GCTTAGAGGACGACACGGTGGTGGTGGTTCAAGACTACCCGTCTCCTGACATCAGTGCGCCCATTTACAGAATGGGGGAGAAACTCAGAGTCCTCGCACA GGAGGCTTATTGGTTGAGAGTTTGCTCCGTCCAAACAGGGAAGGAAAACTACATACCCAATAGTCATGTGGCAAAAGTCTACCATGG ttggCTGTTTGAAAGGGTGGAGAGGCAAAAAGCcgaggagctgctgcttctccccGTGAACAGAGTGGGATCCTTTCTAGTGCGGGAGAGCACCAGTGAGAGAG GCACGTATTCACTCTCGGTGAAGCACAGGAGCATAAAGCACTATCGTATCTCCAGACTGGACAACAGCTGGTACTACATCTCGCCCCGTCTCACTTTCCAGTGCCTTGAGGATATGATCAACCACTACTCTG ACACAGCAGACGGCCTGTGTTGTGTCTTAACCACTCCTTGTCTGTCGGGCACAACCCCACAGTCGGACGTAGCTCCGCCTGTCGTCATGCGCCACAACTTTGACTGGAGGAAAGTCGACAG GCGGCAGCTGGTCAGCACGGACAGCTGCGGTGACAACATGGTGAGCTACGGAGTCAGAAACAGCATCGCCGCCTACCTGTCCTTCTCTGAGAGTCAGGACTCCGCACAGAAACGGGCAAAGAGCAGGAAGGCCAAGAGTAAATCTGTGTACACTGTCCCTGAAAACGGCCTGGGAGTTATGCACTATGAAGACGACATGTAG
- the abitram gene encoding protein Abitram: protein MDETEQKDTEDNAPSVIDRYYTRWYRADMKGKPCEDHCILQHSNRLCVVTLAETHPILHNGRTIKSINYQISDGCSRLKNKVSGKSKRGGQFLTDFAPLCRISCTDETEYTIYSCIRGRLLEVNEQILETPSLLLEKPSTEGYIAVILPKFEESKSITENLLNREDFESVVSKRSVAESQPS, encoded by the exons ATGGACGAAACTGAGCAGAAAGACACAGAAGACAATGCGCCTTCCGTTATCGATCGGTATTACACGCGGTGGTACAGAGCCG atATGAAGGGGAAGCCGTGTGAGGACCACTGCATCCTGCAGCATTCAAACAG ATTATGTGTTGTCACATTAGCAGAGACTCACCCGATCCTTCACAATGGACGGACAATCAAGAGCATCAACTACCAGATCAGTGATGGCTGCAGTCGTCTGAAAAATAAAGTATCTGGGAAGTCCAAGCGG GGCGGTCAGTTTCTTACTGATTTTGCACCATTGTGCAGAATATCATGCACAGATGAAACTGAATACACAATCTACAG CTGCATTCGTGGCCGTCTTCTTGAGGTCAATGAACAAATTTTAGAGACACCTTCACTCTTGCTGGAAAAG CCATCCACTGAAGGCTACATCGCCGTCATCCTGCCAAAGTTTGAAGAGAGCAAGAGCATAACGGAGAATCTCCTGAACAGAGAGGACTTTGAAAGCGTCGTCTCCAAACGTAGTGTTGCCGAATCACAGCCCTCTTGA